The Palaemon carinicauda isolate YSFRI2023 chromosome 38, ASM3689809v2, whole genome shotgun sequence genomic interval CACATTCTTCAAGAGGTGTGATATTCTGTACCTTATAAAATACAATGATGCTGTGATATATTGTTTTAGATGAAAAAAGGATGTAAAGCAGCATAATGCAGTATGCTTTATACAGTCAACACAATAACAATAACATGAAAGAATAACGCATTCCTCAAGAGGTGTGATATTCTGTACCTTATAAAATACAATGATGCTGTGATATATTGTATTAGATGAAAAAAGGAAGTAAAGTAGCATAATGCAGTATGCTTTATACAGTCAACACAATAACAATAACATGAAAGAATAACGCATTATTCAAGAGGTGTGATATTCTGTACCTTATAAAATACAATGATGTGATATATTGTATTAGATGAAAAAAGGAAGTAAAGCAGCATAATGCAATGTGCATTATACAGTCAACACAATGACAAGAACATGAAAGAACAACATATTCAAAATATGTCATACACCAGTCATCAAAGAAGTAAGTCTAAGAAAAAGATGAAGCTTGGCTTGACTGCCAAGATGTTATATCACAACAAAATGAACAAATTATCAGTTAAAATAATATAAGTTTTATCGCCAAGACATTTTGTTACACTATTTTAAGAAAATGTAAATTGCATTCATTTCAATTTTTGCTAGATTTCAGTGCATTGTAGCTGATTTTAAAATGGATTATGTGTAGCAGTATAATTTCCAAGCTACGTGATAATAATCCTGGTAAGCCAGAGGTCTTTCTCTATTTTGATCCCTTGTGATGGAACAAGTTACGGAATCTCAAAGAGGAATTTATTCTGTGTTTCTACAAAATTATATCCACCCGTCCGTAGGATCTGAAGGATAGTATCTACCGAGCCAATACCTTGAATTTGATGAACAGTGCTTGTGATACATAAATAATGATATCTTTGGCAAAAGATATCGCTTTTATTGAGGAAAGTTTTGTAAAAGATTCATAACCCTATCCATGAGCTGTCCAGCAGTATCGTCAGACATGTACTTCTGGTTATAACTCAGGGTGTATGGAGAATGTCCCCTGAATGTAAATGTGTGATGCATCATCAAGTATGGTGCCTTAATCAATCCAGTTTTACAATATGTACTTGTTAACTGCAGGTGATCTCCTACACCTGGTAAAGCTTTTGTTATGTCTCCTATATTTGCCAAACAGTAGTCTCGAACCATTGGCGGGTTACCTTTGTAGTATTCATCATACTGTATCTGTGGCATGGTCATTTGCCGCACAACGTACTGTTCCAAAACTTCTCCTGATGTTATCTTTTTGTTAAGCTTATTATGGAGCTTTTGAGTGTATTTCCAGAAGTGATTTCGGACATTTGAACTGGTGCTAATCCTATGTGTATATTGCCTTCTGTGAAGACCAACTATTGGAAGTTCGTAACGTCTTTTGTAGCGACGTAGGTCCATAGATAAATTGATACTTATTTGGTGGGATTCATCACCAACTCCAGCATCCCTCACCATTTCCACTAAAGCTGTGTTAATGAGAGCTTCGAATCCACTGTTGAAAGTCACTCCAGCATTTTTACAGTAAGCATGAAATTTCTGTAATGTCTGATTGTCTATGTTTTCGGCAATTGCTACAGAATGGTCTTCTCCGCCCGGTGGAGGATAGGCTTTGAACAGGATTGGTGTGTTGTTACAGGCTAAGATCTCTTCTTTTAGTTCTCGAAGTCTATCAGGATCATCCTCGAGTCGTCTCCTAATCTTTGTATTAAGTTCCTGAATATCTGCATCAGAGGCATATACAGCGCATGTTTGGTTGTCAACGGGTCGACCAGCAATAATGTCATTTAGTACTTGAACTAATGTGTTAGCAAATATTACCCCCGTGTAACCATCAACAAAAGCATGATGGTAAGATACCATAAGATCATACTGATATGGAAAAGCTTCTTTGATCTCTGGCAAAATACAAGGAGAGTCATCAGGAGCTTTAAGAAGACGTGTTTTCCACAAAGGAGCTTCTTCGTATCCCATGGCATCATTACAGAAGCTGTTTATTACATCTGAAGAAGACACTCCTTCCAGTATCTGTTATAGTAAAAAAGATTGACTGAccattaatattcattttaatggctaaacacagatttttttttcttataaaacataACTTCATTGACAGTAAGCTTAAATATCTTTGAATTTATTTCCTTCTAGTATTGTCAGTGGTCAATCAAACTTCATGTTTTCAGGACATTGTAAAGATTTGAGTGTGGAAAAGGAAATCTTCTAATCGGGGTAATGCATGATTTCTTAAGAGTTTTATTGGAAAGAGATTTTTAAAAAGTTGTCCATATAACCTATTGCATGAAATCACCCACAAAAGATTAAGGAAtaatcataattaagaaaatacaAGAAGTAAGAATTTTACTGAGCTTTGCTGAATATTAGTCGCGAGCTTTCACTGTCTTACCTCAAAATCTATTTCTGGATTGGTATCACATATCCAAAACTGGTCATCTCTCTTCTTCATGCAACAGCGAAAACTGGGAATTTTTCTATACAAGAGAATACATATTAGGATTTTTGGAATGACACTTGATATTTTCATAACATGAAAAAGTACACATATAATAATCATCAAATGTTTGTAATGTTATTTAAGAAACAAATTATAGCCCTCTAACACCAgaaatcaatgaaaattatacaataaaaaaaactatattgataAATGAAGTTGCATTTTATCTTTGAGGAAAGTCgaggttaggtagtaggttggctaaggcaccagccactagTTGAGCTACTACTGCAAgaaagttattgtgtcctttgacagcCCATGTAAtttagtattatattggatccctctttcgTCACAGCTCATTTTTCTcctgcctaaacatacaccgaatagtctatccTGTTGTTCACATATTTTTTCAGTTGCTAAAAGTCAATTGCtaatggtagaagagaccctttagccatggtaagcagctgttctaggataAGGgttctctaaaatcaaaccattgttgccATACTTTTGGAATTGCCATAACATCTGGACCATGGTCTTGTACTGTCTTGGGTAAAGTTTTGTAGCTAAGGGTACACTTGCTCACAATTTTCTACCtgctttcttattttctttcctcgctgggtaaTTTacctccgttggagcccttgggaatccgccttttccaactagtgttttagcttagtaatattagtaataataacataaGGGAGACAAGAGAGGAGGGGGAGTAGGTGCATGGCGTAGGAATCTTCCTCCTAAGAACTTTTTGTAAAATATCAGAAATTCTTCACTTAAAGGCATTCACTGTCACTAATTAAATCACTTAAATCATGCTTTTTGGCGCCTTGTTGTCTCTTGTGCTTTATTATATTACATTCAGCATATACAAGGAAACTATCTGTAGAATACGACAGTCTTTTCTTTTAAATTGTATGGAAATGTGACATTGCATCATTGGTAAATAGATTTGCTACTCACACTATCAAAGCCTTATTTGCTTGATGTATTTCGACCAAATTTTTCAGGGTTCCCACTAACTTAACATCTCCCTAATTTTACTTGAGGCTAGAGGTTTGTCAGTgtgatttctttttcataataaATCACCTCTGCAACGTCTAGTTGCTGCTGCTTATTTATCTCCACCAACTCCTCATTTGTCAGTTGCTCATTATACTATTTTAGAAGATTATTGATGTCGTCCTTGTCCACCTCCAAACAGGTGGAACAATTAAGATAATTTGGATCTATAATTCAGAAGGGAGGATATGAGCTGGCCTTGGGGAAATGGAGGGAGAAGAAGAATCCTATTGTCGTGCCTGAGGACACAATATCATTGTTAACTGGCTCCTCGTGGATGGGTTTACGTCCCTCGAAATTTCATTCCGTAATGCGCTTAGGAGAGATTTTCCTCCATTCAGATTTGAGGGGTCTGTTATTGACAACAGTCAAGGCATTATCATTCAGTATGAGGCAGCTGACGATTTGGAAATGTTCTTTCTAATCTGTCAGAGAGTGAGGAGGGTCCTTTTTGTGACCTCAAAGCATCGTTGGAACATTGCATTTGTGTAAAGCTTTTTGAAAttcgaggagggagagaggaactTTATTTGGATGAATTTGAATTTCTCCATTAAGTAGTCTTAAATGGCTGGAGGATGGTTAGGAACATCGTGCATCAGCAGCAAGTCTGGGAGTAGGAGATTTTTCTCCATGaggtacttttattttttttacctttaacgAAAATCCTCATTGTCTCATTGCTCAAACAAAATGCGAGGCTCACAGATCTTGTCATTTTACATCCAAATAACATTAAGTAACTGCTTCTGCATCTTTGGACTTTTTAAAGGCTCTTGGATTATCAAGTGATACGAAAAAGCCAATTCAGACAGTCTCTAATGGGCTTGTGaccagaaattttctttttttttcttcagtaataACATTAATCTTAGGCATCATCGATAGAAGACGGGACACGTCCCAGTTGAATATTTGCTGTGGCATGTAAAACTACAACGAATGATTCTGCTGCTTTAATTTCAGAGCTTGTAGCCACACAGTCTCACTACAATATGAATGTTagttcttctcttgaaatttttaaaccAGGACCCGCTGGCTTTGAATGTATCCTTTTGCTTTGTCTGTGGACGTACTTGAATCCTCTTTAAGAAGGTTGGCTTACAATATCTTTGCTTTTCACAAATGATGTTCTCAATAGATTTTGCAACTAACTGCTTTGCATTGATCCAGATGAGAAGTAAGGTTTAAACATTCTCAGGAACACATTATTGTTGTTTCAGCAACGTCAGCACCCCTTTCACAGCATCAAAATATTTGATTGCTTCATAGTTTTTCAGAATTGTACAAATCATGGATGTTGTACAATATCATCTTTTATCCAGTCTTGATGTGTACCTTGATTACCCTTCTCGATAATTTTTTACCCTGCTATGGAAATCATCTCTGTTTACGATCTTTCTTAGTCATCTTGGGGCCTTTCTCCAGATGTTGTACTGCACTTACAATTAGTTTATGGTTAAGAATAACAACCACAAGTCAATAAAGGACAGGCTGTCTCAACTTTACAAAGTATGTTTTTAAAacatctctatatatatttttgggctccagccatgttgtcctgatggaatttcctattGGGCAGCTTTCTGCTTGGGATATTTACTGAGAGTGATATACTAGATAATTTTACCTGTAGAGATATCACAGGTTTACGACACCTTGAACGAATATCCTGAAAGATATCTTGTATATAACAGGGACGTATTTAAAACTATCACGGCTATTCTTCCCTGAATAGAtgtaaccttgtctcgaaggatattattgttattattattattacttactaagctacaaccctagttggaaaagcagtatgctataagccctggggctccaacagggaaaatagctcagtgaggaaaggaaaaaaggaaaataaaatattctaagaagagtaacaacaataaatatctcctatataaactataaaaactttaacaaaacaaaaggaagagaaataagataggagagtgtgctcgagtgtaccctcaagcaagagaactctaacccaagacagtgaaaggccatggtacagaggctatggcactacccaagactagagaacagtggtttgattttggagtgtccttctcctagaagagctgcttaccatagctaaagagtctcttctacccttaccaagaggaaagtggcactgaacaattacagtgcgacaaccccttgggggatgaagaattgtttggtaatctgtgttgtcaggtgtatgaggatagaggagaatatgtaaagaatatgccagactattcagtgtgtatgtaggcaaagggaaaatgaaccgtaaccagagaggaggatccaatgtagtactgtctggccagtcaaaagaccccataactctctagcggtagtatctcaacgggtggctggatagGATTGGATTCGTGGTGTAGCCGTTACAATTCTGATCAGTGTGTTTCGTGAACACGGTCATTGgttctccatttcttttagcagCGCCATTTTGATGGCACTCTTGGAAgtttctattctttattttttcaaagttttcaatgcctactgtatatggatatgtatgccCCTGCTTCTTCATCTTTGTTTGAGTGCAACCTGCGTTTTTTGTGGAGAATTTCGCTTATCCCACTCATATTTTTACAGATGTCTGTTCCCATTTTTCTTACGCCTCATGCTCATAGGCTAATAGCTCAGTGTTTTATAAGAAATTTCTTGCTAACCTTGTTTAGTTATGTTACTTATATACCCTTACAGATGTTTTATTATTCTATCTTAGCTATTATCTTTATTAGATTGTTGTCTTAGCCGATGGCATAGACCAGTCATTACCCCTGGCCTATGTCATGAACTAGCTATTACCGTCCCCCATCCCTCACTTCTTGCCACTTGACCGCGGGGTTTGTTTGGCTGTGGGCCTTCCTACCTCTCTATTGATACGTCATAGTGCGGAGCCACCTTCATGGAGTTATTCCCCTGGAGTTGTAGTTGGATGGACAGAGCCGTCCTAGGTCGACAGTTTCCTTTTTCTACCTAGCAATAGTGTTTATGTAGGTGTCACTGGTTGTGGGAACTTGTTCTTTTTGTCTACTTACTGCTGTTTTCTTTGAAAGCAGCTGGTTGGGAGACTAGTTCTCTGTGCCTACTTACTGGAGATCCCTTAGAAAAAAATTCAGATTGTTTTAAGACTTCAGTTGGGTCTTCCTTTCCTGCCTTCTTACCTTACCATCGGGTCCCTTACTCTCATTCCCTGTTAAATTCCTTTCCTTCCTCCCTGGCCATGGAACCCTATTCTTTGCCTAGTCGTCTCTTCCCTGGCATTTGAGAAACCTAGACTGCTATATATCTAGACAAACTGACTATTTTCAGGTTGGCTGAGATTAATCCTAGATTGGGTTAGTTCTCTTTGCTGCCTTCACAGCCTTCTTGTGGTAGGCCTGCTGCCCTTTCCCCTTCCTAGTGAGGCTACTTTACCTTCCTGAGTGTGGAAGTATTTTCCTTTGCCTAGTCTGGTTTTCTGTGGCATCAGAGAATCCCTTAATTGCTTTATGTCTAGACTGGTCAGCCTGAGGTTGCTGTCAGCTTATTCTTAGATAGGCCAAGGGTTCTGATCCTAGACAAGGATCATCTCCCTTGGTGCCTTAGCAGCTGTCTTGGGTTAGGTAGACAGCTCCTCCTGTAGGCTATACTCCTATAGCTGTGGAACTTTGGTTCCTTTGCTCGGTCGGTTTTCCCTGGCTTTAGTGTTCAACACTTTGCCATATTCCATAGACCTGCCGGCTTGGGTCTCTTTAGCACTAGATGTGAGTAGGTTTggatccttctttcttttattaaagATGAGGATGCTTCCCTTGCCGCCTTAGTTGTCGCCTTACACTTGTCGGCTGCGTCTAAATCCGTTTGTCCACCTCCCTTTAGATCTGGTTCCCTGGGTTCTTGGCAAGTTTAACCTAACGGGTTACCTTTGCCATATACATCACCCTAGCCTAGATCTTTTCCCTTGTGGTTACTTGGTCTAAAGGACCTAATACCCTACTTACCTTCTCAAGTGACCTTAGACTACAGGCTCTTGAGCTTGTCATCTACCACTAGGAGTTTGCCTTCACTTTTCTGTAACTAGTTTTCAAACTTCATATTATAGCTGGATAGTTAAAGGATCATAAATACCCTTTAATCTTCCAGGTATATACTGCACGATAGCTTGTAGCAGGCGATCAATTTAATTATCTCATTCATCGTATTTGAGGAACACTATCTTCTAAATTGATCGGTTGGATACCTCCTTGTCAGATCTTTCATTGAATTTGCGAATTCCATGTATCCTTGCTGTTTTTAATGGCTCTCATTATATTTGCAATGGGTGAATTCCCATTCCTCAATAAATTTAATCTGAATAACTAGGCTAGTGGCAGTCAGCCCTACCAGGTGACCCTAATAACTGGTCTATACTGTTCCTTACTCAGATTATATCCTATGGGAATGTCCGCTTGGCTGTCGAGTTAGCAATGGCTACACACTGTTGCGTCGTTTTATGTGCCAAGTAAGGGAAAGTGAGACCTTGGGCCCAGGTCTGTTGTACATAGCTGCTGCTTTAGGGCACAGCTACTTCCACTCTAAGTCAAATGGTATCTGATTTTAACACCCTAGGTTGTCTCATCGACCAGTTTCGAGGAGAAAGTTTTCTATTGATATGAATCTTTTCTTTCCCTGTATTCTACCACTAGTTAGGATTTTATTTAGAATCCTGAGCTGTTTGGCATGCGCTTTCATTGTGCGCTTTCATTGTAGTGTAGCCTTAGCTATAGTTAGTAGTAACTCGGTAGATATTTTGTATTAATGTGTATCTcaattttcataaaacatttttatcatgtattatacattttatatttttatgatttgaaaattttccatggcatcaagtactcattgaaatttttccCACTTTACGGGTTGGTGAGGACTAGAAATGTTCTAGGTAGGTCAAGATGCCTTGTGGTCATAAGACCCGCTGGAAACATACAGAttgtcatgtttccaagggatcaTTAGCTATTTCGGAACCACCAAAGTACAATATATGCAAGGATTTTCTCCACTGTGGCTTCTACTCTACCGACATTTCTCAAGAATTGAGAGAGTGGGGCCAGAAAACCACCAGACACTGGGTTAGGGTGTTTCAGAAGATCTCAACAAAGTGCCCCTTATCTTCCGCCATGGCTATCTGGACTTGAAACGTTCAGGCTTCCTTTAGCACAAAAGCTAAGTTATAACTCCCCGAAGGGAACCAAACCAATAACAGCTAAAACAAAAGgcaaagagaggtaggtactcaactttgacaaagaggaagccatcatacgtAGAAGATCTTCGAAAAAGGTGAAAATAACGCACACAGAAATATCACACAGTAGCAACAAGCTGCAGACAAAGGAAGGAAGtggcagggtcgtatgggagcaccgaaaggtaataggatatgtaacggctcctcacttatccttacCTTTAGAtgattagactgggaaaggtctattcggggtgtagatgtCTAacgttatcttaggatacgtccctgattatacacaatatcttcggatagtcgttcctggggttagaaccccgtgatacccgacggtaattctctcatactatcaatcgcagaaatattatatagtAGGAATTTGCTGgagggagcttccatcaggacgacatggctatctcaccctaacaTAGATTTTTCCTACTTCAAAATCCCTTAAAAGATCTCTTTTTCCACAAGACTGATGTGACCGCTGTGTATGGTCATCAGATACCAATGGTTCAACTTCCATTGGTACCTCTAGTTCCTGGAGACGAAGTCTGGAATGTGATTCAGGACATGAATTTGGATGTTTACAACATGTCAACAACCTTTTCCATTATGTCAGAAAACGATAGGCTGTTGCTGATGACGCAGGCCTGAGATAACTTGCTCGACAGTCATCAGGTTAGTACTATCCCCAGTGCTTCTTTACCGATTCATGGTCCTACGTCTGATACACATGCCTTGTCTTCCactcctcttccaactccaacTCCCCCTTTTTTTTCATGGTCATTTAGAGTTCATGGCATCCATGAGAGCATTCATGGAAAATATCCATGCAGAGCATAAGAAGGCGCAAGTGTCCGGTTGGGGAAGATAGAGACATTTCAACAGACACCTAAGGCTAAGGCTCCaccagtaaaatatggaaatcaaattgccctaaattacatataaaaatcaggctatatatcagtttagtgagatcataaaaatcaggctatatatcagtttagtgaaatcagtgctactgtatgaacatgagGCATGGTATgatattgaaacaatatccaacagggttgttagatttgagaacaaagcccttagaaaaaTATTAGGTGTTAAGtagcaggacaggtttagaaaggGAACTATAAGATAGTTTATGCgattgccatatatggatgagatcaagatgaggggtagatggagcgggtttggtcatgctcttcgcactccaaagagagattagtttaccaaattttCATCTGGTCcttacaaggcattagaagagttgcaAAACACAGTCCTAAATGGCTGAATGcgatgaagcttgaagtaggagatgatgagtggagaagtattgatttaaaagctcttgatagagacgactggcgaaatctaaccga includes:
- the LOC137630494 gene encoding uncharacterized protein isoform X1 codes for the protein MAQLIKKTIDAAFRHSRIFSRINEKKAIVRRSITTIQNPLLGTPNLAVDIRSTLLLPNRSEYDEDIKWLFPASKEVEELCFAHKHRSSFTSVVYRFNAKLPLKHEEVEKALIILQRKIPSFRCCMKKRDDQFWICDTNPEIDFEILEGVSSSDVINSFCNDAMGYEEAPLWKTRLLKAPDDSPCILPEIKEAFPYQYDLMVSYHHAFVDGYTGVIFANTLVQVLNDIIAGRPVDNQTCAVYASDADIQELNTKIRRRLEDDPDRLRELKEEILACNNTPILFKAYPPPGGEDHSVAIAENIDNQTLQKFHAYCKNAGVTFNSGFEALINTALVEMVRDAGVGDESHQISINLSMDLRRYKRRYELPIVGLHRRQYTHRISTSSNVRNHFWKYTQKLHNKLNKKITSGEVLEQYVVRQMTMPQIQYDEYYKGNPPMVRDYCLANIGDITKALPGVGDHLQLTSTYCKTGLIKAPYLMMHHTFTFRGHSPYTLSYNQKYMSDDTAGQLMDRVMNLLQNFPQ
- the LOC137630494 gene encoding uncharacterized protein isoform X2, which gives rise to MAQLIKKTIDAAFRHSRIFSRINEKKAIVRRSITTIQNPLLGTPNLAVDIRSEYDEDIKWLFPASKEVEELCFAHKHRSSFTSVVYRFNAKLPLKHEEVEKALIILQRKIPSFRCCMKKRDDQFWICDTNPEIDFEILEGVSSSDVINSFCNDAMGYEEAPLWKTRLLKAPDDSPCILPEIKEAFPYQYDLMVSYHHAFVDGYTGVIFANTLVQVLNDIIAGRPVDNQTCAVYASDADIQELNTKIRRRLEDDPDRLRELKEEILACNNTPILFKAYPPPGGEDHSVAIAENIDNQTLQKFHAYCKNAGVTFNSGFEALINTALVEMVRDAGVGDESHQISINLSMDLRRYKRRYELPIVGLHRRQYTHRISTSSNVRNHFWKYTQKLHNKLNKKITSGEVLEQYVVRQMTMPQIQYDEYYKGNPPMVRDYCLANIGDITKALPGVGDHLQLTSTYCKTGLIKAPYLMMHHTFTFRGHSPYTLSYNQKYMSDDTAGQLMDRVMNLLQNFPQ